ACATCCAGGCGCCCCGCATCAACTTAACATGGGAAAAATGAATTATTTAagttcaggcggcccgcctgaacttaaggTTACCTccaaagcgggccgcgagccttatGAGGATGGTTTCCAGTATTAAACCCTAAGGCGGCTCGCGTTAACTCTTCAATTTAtctcaagcgggccgcgtgaagacCCTATGTCGGCAACAGAAGTTGCATGCATGAAAATTTAGGGTTTTGGGTTATATAGTGATTGATATACGTCTACAGCCGACCATTGACGAATTGGAGAATTATGGGACAACTTTGGAGGCTGTTTTGAAGAGTTTTGAAGGTTCGGGCTGCTAGGAATCATCGGGAAACCTTCTGGAGCACACGGGATCGAAGTTTACGGGTTCTATCATCTTGTTTCTTCGTTTTTCGTATTTTTTGATTGTTTAATGATGAATTCAGATTATACTACGATTATGAACGTATTCTTGAACATGTTTAGCGGCTAAGTTTTTGTTACTACCTAGACATGGTTGAATGATTGCTGAGGTTTTGGTTATTCTTGGATTTTTGAATGCTATGGATAGTTTATAAATTGTAAACGGTTTCTTCTATCAGTTAGATGTGTTTGCATGCTTGATGttgtttaattattaattattgcttcgcatgaatcttggtgacggtctttatcacataatagagtcatgctaggttttaggttttggtgactgtctatatcacgtaataaatCTAGAATCTTTAGGGTTAAATCGGCCGataaaccttagaagtaatatttggtaattttatgaaatcaagtgttctactaatcatcaatagctgtaaggtgcgagattattgctaggtctaagtgattaaaccgcaaggtgggtccttcttaggaagttaaccttttggctgctgtcttgcaagtctagctgagaaaacaaacctatcctaggtttaggtctcgtaagggagtgagccttgtaggatacttttataaacccatttagatgtcttgtaaaggagtctaataaccggtaaaTTAACAGCCTTTAGGGGATCTTAGCGCGCTCTTGAGAAGgattaggggtccttagatttcccGAGGGGTGAGAATCccaagatcccggttccatagcaGACAACTTCCATTTATAATCAATACTAAAAGCAATCAGGATTCCTGTCTAGGTAGTTCCTTCATCATCTTCGAGTTCGGCTTTCGTGTGAGTTTGTGCCTTGTCCGTCCGTTCGTCTagttaatttagtttaattttaattataattttaggatttttagaaaaccccccccccaaatcaataaacaatttagtGTGTCGTGTCAGTTTAAGTCTAGATAGGGTTGTAGCGTAATCaatagagtctcgtgggttcgatactcggacttactttagctttactacatcgatcggttcacttgccgattgtgtggtttagggtttaggttgagtcttagttttataaatttaaagcttagagagtctagaattagggtaatttagttagttttatttgacccattttcagcacatcaagtttttggcgccgttgccggggactcttggcgattgcgttgattactttgtttagacttacttgacatattacgtgctatttgtttattttgtttgagTCGTAGGTGTCTAAGTAATTTAGTGTCTTTTATAGTTAGTCGAGTCGTTTAGTAGAGACTTCTTACTTGTTTGTTCTCGGTTTTTGCAGTGGATGCCCCATACGCGCTCGTAGGGACGGCCACCGCTTCCGTTTGCACTCAAGTCTTCCTTCTCGTCTTCTACGTCCGAGGTGCGTGCTTCGAGCACTACTTCATTTTCACAGTCCATCCCAGTGTTCGATTTTACACCAAAGTCTTCACCCCAAAATTCCCCGCCATCCACCCGTCCACCTAGTCCACCACCCGTAGCTCACATGGCCCGTAGGACAGTTTACGATCAGGCTACCACCGGCTTCGCCGGTGGTAATTCCCCCATCACCCTTCCTGAGATCCCGAACGATCGGTCTTGGCAGATTCCATCCTACCTTATGACCGCCATCACCAATTCCTGCCAGTTCCATGGTCGTGACGACGAGGATGCCCCCGCTCATATCAATCGCATCACTCGTCTCTGCAGCACTTTCTCCATCGAGGGTGTCAATCTTGACGCTAGGTATCTTCAGGTTTTTCCGTTCTCACTTGCTGGACGCGCAGCCGTCTGGTTCGATTCCCAGCCTGCTGGCACTTTCACTACTTGGGCAGGCCTTCGCGATGCATTCTTAGCCAAGTATTTTCCGCCAACCAAGGCATCTCGCCTTCGTGACCAGATTCACTCATTTCGTATGGAGCCAGATGAGCCTTATCACTTAGCTTGGGAGCATTTTCAGACCCTGATTACCCGTTGTTCTCAGCATGGTCTATCTGACTGGGCATTAGTAGAAAAGTTCTACAATGGACTTACTCCTGAGATTAGAGCCCGCTTCGATACTTCGGCAGGAGGTCAGCTTATGGGAAAGAAGACAGTGGCGGAGTGCAATGATTTGTTTGAAAGTTTTGCCCATTCCGATATGGACTACAGTGCTACCAGCAGGACTTCCATTCCTGTGCGTACCACCTCGGCCAGTCGAGGGGTAAACCAAGTTAGCTTGGATCCATCGGTAGCTGCTGTAGTTGATACTTTGAGACAGGAGTTTAGGCAGGAGTTGAGTGAGTTAAAGAAGAAAGTCGATAGGTGTGAGGTTTGTCGAGGAGGGCATGATACTATAGATTGTCCTACGATCACTCTTGAGCAGGTAGAGTACTTAGCCAGTCAGTCTAGAGGTCCCACGAATCCGTTCAATAATTCTAATTCCAACTGGCGCGGTAGTGGTAATTCGAGTGGTTATCGTTCGTCTGGAAATCCTCCTGGATTTCCATCTGGTCAGTATCAGAGTAGAGGGCCCGATACTTACACGAATTCTGGTTCAGGGCAGTTTAGTGGGTCAGGTTCGAGTGGTCAGTTTTCGAGTGGAGGACCGACTCAGGAGAGTCAGGGTAGTGGGAAGGCTCCTGAGGTTAGTACGAACAGGTTGGAGGAGATGTTTGCCCAGATGATGACACGGACCGAGGCGTTCATGAAAAATCAGGAGCAAAATAACAAAAACAACGAGCTCCAGTTCAAGAATCAGCAGGCCGCCCTCCTCGATCTCCAGCGGACAGTAGGCGGGCTTGCTAAGCAGTTACAGGAGCACCCACCGGGTCAGTTTTCGGGAAACATTTTCCCGAATCCCGCGAATCATTCTGTTAAAGCGATTACGACCCGTAGTGGGAAGAGTTTGGGAGAGGTTGTGAGAGAAAGAGAGGGTGAAGAAGTAGAGGAGGAAGTCGATGAGGAGATTgagatggaggctccaggcaaggTGCAACATAGGCTagtcccagcaagtaccgcacacgcCAAGGAGTCGCCAGTAGAGAAGAGAGTGGAGAAGCGGTCGAAGAATGCTCGGCCGCCACCAGTGATTGATATTTCCCGTCTCCCGTTTCTCGCTCGTGCTAGGCAGCAGTTATTTTCTAGAGAGTATGAGAAATTTCTTGAGATGTTCACCCAGCTGAAGGTGAACCTTCCGTTCATAGAGGCTTTGAGATCCATGCCTAAGTACGCTAAGTTCCTTAAGGATTTTCTCAAGCGTAAGGATAAGGTAGGTGAGAGTTCTAGTAATCCGTTGAGTGGAGAGGTTTCTGCTGTGATCCTAAATAAACTTCCTGAGAAACTTACCGATCAAGGCATTTTCACGATTCCTTGTTTGTTTGGTGGTGATGTTAAAAACCACGCGTTGGCGGACCTTGGTGCTAGTATTAATTTGATGCCATATTCATTCTACGAAAAACTAGGCCTTGGTGATTTGAAATCGACTCGTATGACCCTCTCGTTAGCAGATAAGTCGGTTAAGTATCCTAGGGGGGTTGTAGAGAATTTGTTGGTAAAAGTTGATAGGTTTGTTTTTCCGGCTGATTTTGTAGTGTTAGATATGGAGGCCGATGATAAAGTTCCGTTGATTTTAGGGCGCCCGTTCTTGAACACGGCTAAAGCATTGATAGATGTCTTCTTAGGCACAATTACACTTAGAGCGGGTGAGGAGTCGGTAGTCTTTGAGGTGAATAATGCGAGAGGGTCGAGTGAGAGAGTTGAGGCGATAGCATCGGTAGAGGAGAGTGAGAAGAATGAGAGAGGTGAGAACAAGGTGGTGAGTGAGCCGAGTTTAGAAAAGGTGTTAAAACCCAAGTATGGGGATCCACCTGATAGGAGAGTCGAAGAGTTGGAAGAGAGAACGAGTAGGTTAGAATTTAAGTTCGAGAAACTGAGCAAGGCTCAGTGTGGGGATAGGTATAGAGATGATATGTTTATATTCACACCGTTTGATGACGAGTTGAAGGAGTTTGAGAGATTTAGGAGAGATACGGGTGATATGAGAGATGGTAGTGCTACGGCCCGTGAGAGTTGGTTTGGAGGTGAGCTCCGCTTATTTGATCCTCCGTAATTTTGTAAACAGTTGTGATTActtgtagagtttgtatattgAGTCGTATTTTGTGTCGTGTCGTTAGTTAGGTTGGTTTAGCGTCTTTTGCGTCAtttttttgttttgtgttttgcgTCTTTTGTGTGTCGTGAATATATTTTGCAAGTTTCATCACACTCACGAAGGCGGAGACGATGACCGAGCAGCTTTCCAGGTGCGCTTAATGTTAAAAACGACAAAAACGCATGCAGGGGCATTTAAGGAATTACATAAAAACACATTATGCACATTCTGCTGTTGCTGCACATTATGTTGCTGTTATCTGCTGTTCAAGCGGCCCGCCTCAAATTAACCTGAATCTTATGCGGGCCGCGCGGAGTCTAAATGGGTTGGCAATCGTTTAAGTTAAAGTGGCCCGCTTCAATTTATCACATatcttatgcgggccgcgagcccacTACAGATCGACAATGGGCTGCTCAGGCCCAACAGATTCAGCCATTTGATCCATGTTCCATATCGACCGTCATCCATATTTCACCATCATCATTCGGTTGGTTCGAGTCGACGTTCAGGTATGTTTTCCtgcatttgttgttgttgtatttgaGTCGTTTGTTCCGGGTTAATTTCCATCTTAAGTGTGGGGAAACGGGTTGCATATTTTTTTAAGGcattaaaatgtgatttttcacTAAAGAGTTGACCCGTTTTCCGTTTCATCCACACTTTGGTTTGGCACTAGGGTTGTTCGAGGGCGAGCAAAGTGTAAGGAGGGGGTAAGAGGAAATTCGGTGGTGTAattttgagtcttttattttgTACCATGCGTCTAAGTTAGTAGTTTTGAGTCGGTATTGCTTTGgtattttgcttgtttttgttaatGCAGGTTcgaatatgtaccacccgtactcaatttccattcgggtgattttggagctgtTTATTCAAATTTCGGGCATTTATCAAGCATGTTAGTCAGAGTCAAAGCTGatcgcgaacgaaatgctatacgatcgagctggattggacgagagttttGGAGTTAAGGCGATAATtcaccagctaagtcctttccactTGTAcacttgttttttttatttattttgtttttaggttttaggAGTCATGTTTCcatccttgcattagggacaatgcaatatttaagtgtggggatgggaactagTATTTAGTGTGTCTAGTTAGTAGTGTCATGAAAAaccgaaaaatacaaaaaaattcaaaaattcaaaaattcaaaaaaaaatttgaaaaaaatagaaaatgtcttttgaaataagaagtttgcattataaaacggaaaatgatagaaaagtcgagtttttgttcgggttcaaataataataatatgagattaaataattgagcttgtgtctagtttgggatatgcgGGTAGGCTCGGTTCGGTTCTGGGTTCCTTTGATCTTAATATACCTaaatgtcggtctactagtgggttctcatctaggaaaAGTGGGGAAGTTGAAACCACCAAAAATaacataaggggcaccgttataagttaaaatcgttagagtttgtgatcatgtgaaaaaaaaaataaataaaataaaagtgagctagaaactgaatgaaagtagCCGCTTCTATGTAGTCTtgattggggatagcgactcgacaatcggattaccgctagggtgtgtgaaatcgaccgtgcaaagctatgaaaagaaaaaaaataataaaaagtaccgaaactaagtagtctgtggttggggatagcgactctacagccggattgcctcttgttttgggaaagcaccgtctagactcacgaatgaaaggaaaaaaatgaaaaaaaaagagtaaaaggaAAAAATTGTTTGATTGCAAACTATATTGGTTTTGATATAAAGCGGTTGGGAATTGGTCTTTGATCGTTCTTTTTGTCCTATAAGTTTGAGGTGGGATTAGATGTGCTTGCGATtgctagtgtgagaccctaggtagattgacccATATTCGGActtaaattgcatgataagggctcggaaccgggtttgggtttaagaggatcgaAATACTTGCAATCGTAGCTAACACATGTCTTGATTTTAACAAATGAACATAAGCTTTTGGTCCGATCGACTATCttgactatgattccgtttgcataattctttttcgaggacgaaaaaaaagataagtgtggggatatctgatgtattgcaaaatacatcggtattcgcgtcggttttagtcgttagttagttagttttagtgtcggTTTACTTTAGAATGTATATACTTTTGATTTATTTGTGTTTCTaggtctttacagccaaaaggagCGAAAACGGGCAGAAATCTGGAAAGGCGGAAGGCTGGAACGGAAACCGAGGAGTCGGGACGTGAAACGAAGCGAAAAATGCAGTTCTGGAGCTTCCAGGCGGCCCGCTTAGACTTTGAAACACATCCAGGCGCCCCGCATGAACTTAACATGGGAAAAATGAATTATTTAagttcaggcggcccgcctgaacttaaggTTACCTccaaagcgggccgcgagccttatGAGGATGGTTTCCAGTATTAAAACCTAAGGCGGCCCGCGTTAGCTCTTCAATTTAtctcaagcgggccgcgtgaagacCCTATGTCGGCAACAGAAGTTGCGTGCATGAAAATTTAGGGTTTTGGGTTATATAGTGATTGATATACGTCTACAGCCGATCATTGACGAATTGGAGAATTCTTGGACAACTTTGGAGGCTGTTTTGAAGAGTTTTGAAGGTTCGGGCTGCTAGGAATCATCGGGAAACCTTCTGGAGCACACGGGATCGAAGTTTACGGGTTCTATCATCTTGTTTCTTCGTTTTTCGTTTGTTTTTGATTGTTTAATGATGAATTCAGATTATACTACGATTATGAACGTATTCTTGAACATGTTTAGCGGCTAAGTTTTTGTTACTACCTAGACATGGTTGAATGATTGCCGAGGTTTTGATTATTCTTGGATTTTTGAATGCTATGGATAGTTTATAAATTGTAAACGGTTTGTTCTATCAGTTAGATGTGTTTGCATGCTTGATGttgtttaattattaattattgcttCGCATGAATCTTAGTGatggtctttatcacataatagagtcatGCTAGGTTTTAGGTTTTTGTGactgtctatatcacgtaataaatCTAGAATCTTTAGGGTTAAATCGGCCGataaaccttagaagtaatatttggtaattttatgaaatcaagtgttctactaatcatcaatagctgtaaggtgcgagattattgctaggtctaagtgattaaaccgcaaggtgggtcattcttaggaagttaaccttttggctgctgtctagcaagtctagctgagaaaacaaacctatcctaggtttaggtctcgtaagggagtgagccttgtaggatacttttataaacccatttagatgtcttgtaaaggagtctaataaccggtaaaTTAACAGCCTTTAGGGGATCTTAGCGCGCTCTTGAGAAGgattaggggtccttagatttcccGAGGGGTGAGAATCccaagatcccggttccatagcaGACAACTTCCATTTATAATCAATACTAAAAGCAATCAAGATTCCTGTCTAGGTAGTTCCTTCATCATCTTCGAGTTCGGCTTTCGTGTGAGTTTGTGCCTTGTCCGTCTGTTCGTCTagttaatttagtttaattttaattataattttatgatttttagaaaccccctccccaaatcaataaacaatttagtGTGTCGTGTCAGTTTAAGTCTAGATAGGGTCGTAGCGTAATCaatagagtctcgtgggttcgatactcggacttactttagctttattacatcgatcggttcacttgtcgattgtgtggtttagggtttaggttgagtcttagttttataaatttaaagcttagagagtctagaattagggtaatttagttagttttatttgacccattttcagcacatcagtaatcacgatggttatagtcccatgTGACTATagctactgattaccacgttgatt
This is a stretch of genomic DNA from Helianthus annuus cultivar XRQ/B chromosome 16, HanXRQr2.0-SUNRISE, whole genome shotgun sequence. It encodes these proteins:
- the LOC110919464 gene encoding uncharacterized protein LOC110919464, which translates into the protein MARRTVYDQATTGFAGGNSPITLPEIPNDRSWQIPSYLMTAITNSCQFHGRDDEDAPAHINRITRLCSTFSIEGVNLDARYLQVFPFSLAGRAAVWFDSQPAGTFTTWAGLRDAFLAKYFPPTKASRLRDQIHSFRMEPDEPYHLAWEHFQTLITRCSQHGLSDWALVEKFYNGLTPEIRARFDTSAGGQLMGKKTVAECNDLFESFAHSDMDYSATSRTSIPVRTTSASRGVNQVSLDPSVAAVVDTLRQEFRQELSELKKKVDRCEVCRGGHDTIDCPTITLEQVEYLASQSRGPTNPFNNSNSNWRGSGNSSGYRSSGNPPGFPSGQYQSRGPDTYTNSGSGQFSGSGSSGQFSSGGPTQESQGSGKAPEVSTNRLEEMFAQMMTRTEAFMKNQEQNNKNNELQFKNQQAALLDLQRTVGGLAKQLQEHPPGQFSGNIFPNPANHSVKAITTRSGKSLGEVVREREGEEVEEEVDEEIEMEAPGKVQHRLVPASTAHAKESPVEKRVEKRSKNARPPPVIDISRLPFLARARQQLFSREYEKFLEMFTQLKVNLPFIEALRSMPKYAKFLKDFLKRKDKVGESSSNPLSGEVSAVILNKLPEKLTDQGIFTIPCLFGGDVKNHALADLGASINLMPYSFYEKLGLGDLKSTRMTLSLADKSVKYPRGVVENLLVKVDRFVFPADFVVLDMEADDKVPLILGRPFLNTAKALIDVFLGTITLRAGEESVVFEVNNARGSSERVEAIASVEESEKNERGENKVVSEPSLEKVLKPKYGDPPDRRVEELEERTSRLEFKFEKLSKAQCGDRYRDDMFIFTPFDDELKEFERFRRDTGDMRDGSATARESWFGGELRLFDPP